A single Muntiacus reevesi chromosome 9, mMunRee1.1, whole genome shotgun sequence DNA region contains:
- the LOC136174789 gene encoding olfactory receptor 5P3-like isoform X1 produces MGTGNYTTVTEFIILGLAEDTTVCVILFIVFLGVYLFTLIGNISIIMLIRSSPQLHTPMYLFLCHLAFVDIGYSSSVTPVMLMGFLREGTSIRVAGCIAQLCSVVTFGTAECFLLAAMAYDRYVAICLPLLYSTHMSPRICILLVGASYLGGCVNAWTFTGCLLSLSFCGPNKVNHFFCDYSPLLKLSCSHDFTCEIIPAISSGSIIVVTVFIIALSYIYILFSILKMRSTEGRHKAFSTCTSHLTAVTLFYGTITFIYVMPKSSYSAEQNKVVSVFYTVIIPMLNPLIYSLRNKEVKEAMRKLMGKESLF; encoded by the exons ATGGGGACTGGAAACTACACAACTGTGACAGAGTTCATTATTTTGGGGTTAGCAGAGGATACTACAGTttgtgtcattttatttattgtgtttttGGGAGTCTATCTGTTTACCTTAATAGGCAATATCAGCATAATCATGTTAATCAGAAGCAGCCCTCAGCTTCACACCCCAATGTACCTTTTCCTCTGCCATTTGGCCTTTGTAGACATTGGGTACTCCTCATCAGTCACACCTGTCATGCTCATGGGCTTCCTCAGGGAAGGAACCTCTATCCGTGTTGCTGGTTGTATTGCTCAGCTCTGTTCTGTGGTCACATTTGGGACAGCTGAGTGCTTCCTGCTGGctgccatggcctatgaccgctatgtggccatctgcttGCCCCTGCTCTACTCCACCCACATGTCCCCCAGAATCTGCATTCTCTTAGTAGGGGCTTCCTATCTAGGTGGGTGTGTGAATGCTTGGACATTTACTGGCTGTTTGTTAAGCCTGTCTTTCTGTGGACCAAATAAAGTCAATCATTTTTTCTGTGATTATTCGCCACTTTTGAAACTTTCTTGTTCTCATGATTTTACTTGTGAAATAATTCCAGCCATCTCTTCTGGCTCAATTATTGTAGTCACTGTGTTTATCATTGCTCTCTCTTACATCTACATCCTTTTCTCAATCCTGAAGATGCGTTCCACTGAGGGGCGCcacaaagccttctccacctgcacaTCCCACCTCACAGCAGTCACTCTGTTCTATGGGACCATCACGTTCATTTATGTGATGCCCAAGTCCAGCTACTCAGCTGAGCAAAACAAAGTGGTGTCTGTGTTCTACACAGTCATAATCCCCATGTTGAACCCCCTCATCTATAGTCTCAGAAACAAGGAGGTTAAAGAGGCCATGAGAAAATTAATG gggaaagaaagtttattttaa
- the LOC136174789 gene encoding olfactory receptor 5P80-like isoform X2 — protein MGTGNYTTVTEFIILGLAEDTTVCVILFIVFLGVYLFTLIGNISIIMLIRSSPQLHTPMYLFLCHLAFVDIGYSSSVTPVMLMGFLREGTSIRVAGCIAQLCSVVTFGTAECFLLAAMAYDRYVAICLPLLYSTHMSPRICILLVGASYLGGCVNAWTFTGCLLSLSFCGPNKVNHFFCDYSPLLKLSCSHDFTCEIIPAISSGSIIVVTVFIIALSYIYILFSILKMRSTEGRHKAFSTCTSHLTAVTLFYGTITFIYVMPKSSYSAEQNKVVSVFYTVIIPMLNPLIYSLRNKEVKEAMRKLMARTHW, from the coding sequence ATGGGGACTGGAAACTACACAACTGTGACAGAGTTCATTATTTTGGGGTTAGCAGAGGATACTACAGTttgtgtcattttatttattgtgtttttGGGAGTCTATCTGTTTACCTTAATAGGCAATATCAGCATAATCATGTTAATCAGAAGCAGCCCTCAGCTTCACACCCCAATGTACCTTTTCCTCTGCCATTTGGCCTTTGTAGACATTGGGTACTCCTCATCAGTCACACCTGTCATGCTCATGGGCTTCCTCAGGGAAGGAACCTCTATCCGTGTTGCTGGTTGTATTGCTCAGCTCTGTTCTGTGGTCACATTTGGGACAGCTGAGTGCTTCCTGCTGGctgccatggcctatgaccgctatgtggccatctgcttGCCCCTGCTCTACTCCACCCACATGTCCCCCAGAATCTGCATTCTCTTAGTAGGGGCTTCCTATCTAGGTGGGTGTGTGAATGCTTGGACATTTACTGGCTGTTTGTTAAGCCTGTCTTTCTGTGGACCAAATAAAGTCAATCATTTTTTCTGTGATTATTCGCCACTTTTGAAACTTTCTTGTTCTCATGATTTTACTTGTGAAATAATTCCAGCCATCTCTTCTGGCTCAATTATTGTAGTCACTGTGTTTATCATTGCTCTCTCTTACATCTACATCCTTTTCTCAATCCTGAAGATGCGTTCCACTGAGGGGCGCcacaaagccttctccacctgcacaTCCCACCTCACAGCAGTCACTCTGTTCTATGGGACCATCACGTTCATTTATGTGATGCCCAAGTCCAGCTACTCAGCTGAGCAAAACAAAGTGGTGTCTGTGTTCTACACAGTCATAATCCCCATGTTGAACCCCCTCATCTATAGTCTCAGAAACAAGGAGGTTAAAGAGGCCATGAGAAAATTAATGGCTAGAACACATTGGTAG